In a single window of the Cupriavidus sp. P-10 genome:
- the tsf gene encoding translation elongation factor Ts, with product MAAITASMVAELRAKTDAPMMECKKALTEADGDLNKAEELLRVKLGNKASKAASRVTAEGVVASFIDGTTGVLVELNCETDFVSKNDDFLAFSAKVAELIAKQNPADVAALSALEIDGVSVEATRTALIGKIGENLTVRRFVRYANGGKLVSYLHGTRIGVMVEFDGDEAAAKDVAMHVAAMKPVSLSAEQVPADLIAKERSIAEQKAAESGKPAEIVAKMVEGSVQKYLKEVSLFNQPFVKNDKQTVEQMLKAANTTVKGFTLYVVGEGIEKKQDDFAAEVAAQVAAAQKG from the coding sequence ATGGCGGCAATTACCGCAAGCATGGTTGCAGAACTGCGCGCGAAGACCGACGCGCCGATGATGGAATGCAAGAAGGCCCTGACCGAGGCCGACGGCGACCTGAACAAGGCCGAAGAACTGCTGCGCGTCAAGCTGGGCAACAAGGCCAGCAAGGCCGCATCGCGCGTGACCGCCGAAGGCGTGGTCGCTTCGTTCATCGACGGCACCACCGGCGTGCTGGTCGAACTGAACTGCGAGACCGATTTCGTCTCCAAGAACGACGACTTCCTGGCTTTCTCGGCCAAGGTTGCCGAACTGATCGCCAAGCAGAACCCGGCCGACGTGGCAGCCCTGTCGGCGCTGGAAATCGACGGCGTGAGCGTTGAAGCCACCCGCACGGCCCTGATCGGCAAGATCGGCGAGAACCTGACGGTCCGCCGCTTTGTCCGTTACGCCAACGGCGGCAAGCTGGTTTCGTACCTGCACGGCACCCGTATCGGCGTGATGGTCGAGTTCGACGGCGACGAAGCCGCCGCCAAGGACGTGGCCATGCACGTGGCCGCCATGAAGCCGGTGTCGCTGTCGGCCGAGCAGGTCCCTGCAGACCTGATCGCCAAGGAGCGCAGCATCGCCGAGCAGAAGGCTGCCGAGTCGGGCAAGCCGGCCGAAATCGTCGCCAAGATGGTCGAGGGTTCGGTGCAGAAGTACCTGAAGGAAGTGTCGCTGTTCAACCAGCCGTTCGTGAAGAACGACAAGCAGACTGTCGAGCAGATGCTCAAGGCTGCCAACACGACCGTGAAGGGCTTCACCCTGTACGTCGTGGGCGAAGGCATCGAGAAGAAGCAGGACGACTTCGCCGCTGAAGTGGCCGCCCAGGTGGCCGCTGCCCAGAAGGGCTGA
- the rpsB gene encoding 30S ribosomal protein S2: MSVTMREMLEAGCHFGHQTRFWNPKMAPFIFGHRNKIHIINLEKTLPMFQDAMKYVRQLAANRGTILFVGTKRQSREILAEEAGRAGMPYVDARWLGGMLTNFKTVKISIKRLKDMEAAKEAGALETMSKKEALMFEREMLKLEKSIGGIKDMGGVPDAIFVVDVGYHKIAVTEANKLGVPVIGVVDTNHSPEGIDYVIPGNDDSSKAVALYVRGVADAILEGRANAVQEVVEAARGDDEFVEVQEG, translated from the coding sequence ATGTCCGTTACCATGCGCGAAATGCTGGAAGCCGGTTGCCACTTCGGCCACCAGACCCGCTTCTGGAACCCGAAGATGGCCCCCTTCATCTTCGGCCATCGCAACAAGATCCACATCATCAACCTCGAAAAGACGTTGCCGATGTTCCAGGACGCCATGAAGTACGTGCGTCAGCTGGCAGCCAATCGCGGCACCATCCTTTTCGTGGGCACCAAGCGCCAGTCGCGCGAAATCCTGGCTGAAGAGGCCGGTCGCGCCGGCATGCCTTACGTCGACGCCCGCTGGCTCGGCGGCATGCTGACCAACTTCAAGACGGTCAAGATCTCCATCAAGCGCCTGAAGGACATGGAAGCCGCCAAGGAAGCCGGCGCGCTGGAAACCATGAGCAAGAAGGAAGCGCTGATGTTCGAGCGCGAGATGCTCAAGCTGGAAAAGTCGATCGGCGGCATCAAGGACATGGGCGGCGTGCCTGACGCCATCTTCGTGGTCGACGTCGGCTACCACAAGATTGCCGTGACCGAAGCCAACAAGCTGGGCGTGCCCGTGATCGGCGTGGTTGATACCAACCACTCGCCGGAAGGCATCGACTACGTGATCCCGGGCAACGACGACTCGAGCAAGGCCGTGGCCCTGTACGTGCGCGGCGTGGCTGACGCGATCCTGGAAGGCCGTGCCAACGCGGTGCAGGAAGTCGTTGAAGCCGCCCGCGGCGACGACGAATTCGTCGAAGTGCAGGAAGGCTGA
- a CDS encoding [protein-PII] uridylyltransferase yields MDTTPELLLAARVRDQLKADKQALFADFNLSANVGTLITRLRRAVDAALVEAWRGLEMPAGAALVAVGGYGRGELLPYSDVDVLLLLPAEPDQDTTGRLERFIGLCWDLGLEIGSSVRTVDDCIRESRQDVTIQTSLLEARLVTGSRKLFESMRTRYQADLDPAAFFQAKLLEMRQRHAKYQDTPYALEPNCKESPGGLRDLQVILWMTKAAGLGDSWKELFERGLLTQREAQELARNERLLKTIRARLHLVAGRRQDVLVFDLQTALAESFGYRQTTNKRASEQLMRRYYWAAKAVTQLNIVLLLNIEAMLFPSESQVTRVLNERFVERQGMLEITSDDVYERDPHAILETFLLYQRTPGVKGLSPRTLRGLYNARTVMTAGWRNDPENRRLFLAIMQEPQGITHALRLMNQTSVLGRYLINFRRIVGQMQHDLFHVYTVDQHILMVVRNMRRFAMFEHTHEFPFCSQLMASFDKPWVLWVAALFHDIAKGRGGDHSRLGTVDARRFCKAHGIARDDADLICWLVEHHLTMSHVAQKQDLTDPDVVHAFARVVGSERHLTALYLLTVADIRGTSPKVWNAWKGKLLEDLYRITLRVLGGARVDPHSLWSLRKEETISELRLKAFDPELGKRLWAQLDVAFFLRHDSRDIAWLTRHLYDKVDSTNPVVKARISPAGEGLQVAVYVQDQPDLFARICGYFERKAFSIQDAKIHTTRHGYALDTFQVTDPGMASDGNYRGNYRDIIALVEHELCERLRQQAALPEPTQGRLSRQSRSFPIKPRVDLRPDERGQYYLLSLSANDRTGLLYAIARVLARHRVSVHTARINTLGERVEDVFLVDGSRLAADNRLQIQLEQDLLSALAI; encoded by the coding sequence ATGGACACCACGCCGGAACTGCTGCTTGCCGCGCGCGTGCGCGACCAGCTCAAGGCCGATAAGCAGGCGCTGTTTGCCGACTTCAACCTCAGCGCCAACGTCGGCACGTTGATCACGCGGCTGCGCCGTGCCGTCGACGCCGCGCTGGTGGAAGCGTGGCGCGGCCTGGAGATGCCTGCGGGCGCGGCGCTGGTGGCGGTGGGCGGCTACGGCCGCGGCGAGCTGCTGCCCTATTCGGACGTCGACGTGCTGCTGTTGCTGCCCGCCGAGCCCGACCAGGACACCACCGGTCGGCTGGAGCGCTTCATCGGCCTGTGCTGGGACCTGGGCCTGGAGATCGGGTCGTCGGTACGCACCGTGGACGATTGCATCCGCGAGTCGCGCCAGGACGTCACCATCCAGACCTCGCTGCTCGAAGCGCGGCTGGTGACCGGCAGCCGCAAGCTGTTCGAGTCGATGCGCACGCGCTACCAGGCCGACCTGGACCCGGCCGCGTTTTTCCAGGCCAAGCTGCTGGAAATGCGCCAGCGCCACGCCAAGTACCAGGACACGCCGTACGCGCTCGAGCCCAACTGCAAGGAAAGCCCGGGCGGCCTGCGCGACCTGCAGGTGATCCTGTGGATGACCAAGGCCGCTGGCCTGGGCGACAGCTGGAAAGAACTGTTCGAGCGCGGCCTGCTGACGCAGCGCGAAGCGCAGGAGCTGGCACGCAACGAGCGCCTGCTCAAGACCATCCGCGCGCGCCTGCACCTGGTGGCGGGCCGGCGCCAGGACGTGCTGGTGTTCGACCTGCAGACCGCCCTGGCGGAGTCCTTCGGCTACCGCCAGACCACCAACAAGCGCGCCAGCGAGCAGCTGATGCGGCGCTACTACTGGGCGGCCAAGGCGGTCACGCAGCTCAACATCGTGCTGCTGCTGAACATCGAGGCAATGCTGTTCCCCAGCGAGTCGCAGGTCACGCGCGTGCTCAACGAACGCTTCGTCGAGCGCCAGGGCATGCTGGAGATCACCAGCGACGACGTTTACGAGCGCGATCCTCACGCGATCCTGGAAACCTTCCTGCTGTACCAGCGCACGCCCGGCGTGAAGGGCCTGTCGCCGCGCACGCTGCGCGGGCTGTACAACGCGCGCACCGTGATGACCGCGGGCTGGCGCAACGATCCGGAAAACCGCCGCCTGTTCCTGGCCATCATGCAGGAACCGCAGGGCATCACCCATGCGCTGCGGCTGATGAACCAGACCAGCGTGCTGGGCCGCTACCTGATCAACTTCCGCCGCATCGTCGGGCAAATGCAGCACGACCTGTTCCACGTCTACACCGTGGACCAGCACATCCTCATGGTGGTGCGCAATATGCGCCGCTTCGCCATGTTCGAGCACACCCACGAGTTCCCGTTCTGCAGCCAGCTGATGGCGAGCTTCGACAAGCCGTGGGTGCTGTGGGTGGCGGCGCTGTTCCACGATATCGCCAAGGGCCGCGGCGGCGACCACTCCAGGCTCGGCACCGTGGACGCGCGGCGCTTCTGCAAGGCGCACGGCATTGCGCGCGACGATGCCGACCTGATCTGCTGGCTGGTCGAGCACCACCTGACCATGAGCCACGTGGCGCAGAAGCAGGACCTGACCGATCCGGACGTGGTGCATGCCTTCGCGCGCGTGGTCGGTAGCGAACGCCACCTGACTGCGCTGTACCTGCTGACCGTGGCCGATATCCGCGGCACCAGCCCCAAGGTCTGGAACGCGTGGAAGGGCAAGCTGCTGGAAGACCTGTACCGCATCACGTTGCGCGTGCTCGGCGGCGCGCGCGTGGATCCGCATTCGTTGTGGTCGCTGCGCAAGGAAGAGACCATCTCCGAGCTGCGCCTGAAAGCCTTCGACCCCGAGCTGGGCAAGCGCCTGTGGGCGCAACTGGACGTGGCGTTCTTCCTGCGGCACGATTCGCGCGACATCGCCTGGCTCACGCGCCACCTGTACGACAAGGTGGACAGCACGAACCCGGTGGTCAAGGCGCGCATCTCGCCGGCGGGCGAAGGTTTGCAGGTGGCCGTCTACGTGCAGGACCAGCCCGACCTGTTCGCGCGCATTTGCGGCTATTTCGAGCGCAAGGCGTTCTCGATCCAGGACGCCAAGATCCACACCACCCGCCACGGCTACGCGCTGGATACGTTCCAGGTCACCGATCCGGGCATGGCCAGCGACGGCAACTATCGCGGCAACTACCGCGACATCATCGCGCTGGTGGAGCACGAGCTGTGCGAAAGGCTGCGCCAGCAGGCCGCATTGCCCGAGCCCACGCAGGGACGCCTGTCGCGCCAGTCGCGCAGTTTCCCGATCAAGCCGCGCGTCGATTTGCGCCCGGATGAGCGCGGCCAGTATTACCTGCTGTCGCTGTCCGCCAACGACCGCACCGGCCTGCTGTACGCCATCGCCCGCGTACTGGCACGGCATCGCGTGTCCGTGCACACGGCACGCATCAACACCCTGGGCGAACGCGTCGAAGACGTGTTCCTGGTAGACGGCAGCCGCCTGGCCGCCGACAACCGATTGCAGATTCAGCTTGAACAGGACTTGCTCTCCGCCCTCGCGATCTGA
- the pyrH gene encoding UMP kinase → MPAYKRVLLKLSGEALMGDDAFGINRSTIEAMVNDIAEIVKLGVQVAVVIGGGNIFRGVAGGAAGMDRATADYMGMLATMMNALALQDAMRHANIEGRVQSALRMDQVVEPYIRPRAIRQLEEGKVVIFAAGTGNPFFTTDTAAALRGSEIGAEVVLKATKVDGVYTADPKKDPSATRYTTISFDEAISKNLQVMDATAFALCRDQKLPIRVFSIVKPGALKRVILGEDEGTLVHV, encoded by the coding sequence ATGCCAGCCTACAAGCGCGTCCTTCTGAAACTGTCCGGTGAAGCCCTGATGGGCGACGATGCCTTTGGCATCAACCGCTCCACCATCGAGGCGATGGTGAACGACATTGCCGAGATCGTGAAACTCGGCGTCCAGGTCGCGGTGGTCATCGGCGGCGGCAATATCTTCCGCGGCGTCGCGGGCGGTGCGGCCGGCATGGACCGCGCCACGGCCGACTACATGGGCATGCTGGCCACCATGATGAACGCGCTGGCGCTGCAGGATGCGATGCGCCACGCCAATATCGAAGGCCGCGTGCAATCGGCGCTGCGCATGGACCAGGTGGTCGAGCCGTATATCCGCCCGCGCGCGATCCGCCAGCTGGAAGAGGGCAAGGTGGTGATCTTCGCCGCCGGCACCGGCAACCCGTTCTTCACCACCGACACCGCCGCCGCGCTGCGCGGCTCGGAAATCGGTGCCGAGGTCGTGCTCAAGGCGACCAAGGTGGACGGCGTCTACACTGCCGACCCCAAGAAAGACCCGAGCGCCACGCGCTACACCACCATCAGCTTCGACGAGGCCATCTCGAAGAACCTGCAGGTGATGGACGCCACCGCCTTCGCCCTGTGCCGAGACCAGAAGCTGCCGATCCGGGTGTTCTCGATCGTCAAGCCGGGCGCGCTCAAGCGCGTGATCCTGGGCGAAGACGAGGGCACCCTGGTCCACGTCTGA
- the map gene encoding type I methionyl aminopeptidase produces MSIYLNTAEDIAQMRVACRLASEVLDYITPFVQPGVTTGELDRLCHAYMRDVQGTVPAPLNYAPPGYPPFPGAICTSVNDVICHGIPGERVLKSGDAINLDITVITKEGYYGDTSRMFIVGEGSILAKRLAQVTYECMWKGISQVRNGARLGDIGHAIQVHAEAAGYSVVREYCGHGIGKNFHEDPQILHYGRAGTGAEIKAGMIFTVEPMINAGKRDIRTMPDQWTVKTRDRSLSAQWEHTVLVTETGFEVLTVSAGTPAPPAFITESVAA; encoded by the coding sequence ATGAGCATTTACCTGAACACCGCCGAAGACATCGCCCAGATGCGCGTGGCTTGCCGCCTTGCCTCCGAAGTCCTCGACTACATCACGCCCTTCGTCCAGCCGGGCGTCACCACAGGCGAGCTGGACCGCCTGTGCCACGCCTATATGCGCGACGTGCAAGGCACCGTGCCGGCGCCGCTGAACTACGCGCCCCCCGGTTACCCGCCCTTCCCCGGCGCGATCTGCACCTCGGTCAACGACGTGATCTGCCACGGCATCCCCGGCGAGCGCGTGCTCAAGAGCGGCGACGCGATCAACCTGGACATCACCGTCATCACCAAGGAAGGCTATTACGGCGACACCAGCCGCATGTTCATCGTCGGCGAAGGCTCGATCCTGGCCAAACGCCTGGCGCAGGTGACGTACGAATGCATGTGGAAGGGCATCTCGCAGGTGCGCAACGGCGCGCGCCTGGGCGATATCGGCCATGCCATCCAGGTGCACGCGGAAGCCGCCGGCTACAGCGTGGTGCGTGAATACTGCGGCCACGGCATCGGCAAGAACTTCCACGAAGACCCGCAGATCCTGCACTACGGCCGCGCCGGCACCGGTGCCGAGATCAAGGCCGGGATGATCTTCACCGTGGAACCGATGATCAACGCCGGCAAGCGCGATATCCGCACCATGCCCGACCAGTGGACGGTCAAGACCCGCGATCGCAGCCTGTCGGCGCAGTGGGAGCACACCGTGCTTGTCACCGAGACAGGCTTTGAGGTGCTGACGGTGTCGGCCGGCACCCCGGCGCCGCCAGCCTTCATTACGGAATCCGTCGCGGCCTGA
- a CDS encoding isoprenyl transferase, which yields MQHISSTLDVPDTSYVPRHVAIIMDGNGRWATQRHLPRVAGHSRGLDAVRAVVEASAARGVQYLTLFAFSSENWRRPADEVSFLMRLFMMSLRREVVKMHANNIRLRVVGDLARFSPRIQKLIKDAEARTAGNTGLTVTIAANYGGRWDLLQAMRKMLARSPMLDPESIDESMLAPHLAMAYAPEPDLFIRTGGEQRISNFLLWQLAYSELYFTDVYWPDFDAAQLDKAFASYRQRERRFGRTSAQLVAPGLSGTA from the coding sequence ATGCAGCACATCAGTTCAACGCTCGACGTACCCGATACCTCTTACGTGCCCCGTCACGTTGCCATCATCATGGACGGCAACGGCCGCTGGGCGACCCAGCGGCACCTGCCGCGCGTTGCCGGGCACTCCCGGGGACTGGACGCCGTGCGCGCGGTGGTGGAAGCCAGCGCCGCGCGGGGCGTGCAGTACCTGACGCTGTTCGCATTCAGTTCAGAGAACTGGCGGCGTCCGGCGGACGAGGTGTCGTTCCTGATGCGGCTGTTCATGATGTCGCTGCGGCGCGAAGTGGTGAAGATGCACGCCAACAACATCCGCCTGCGGGTGGTTGGCGACCTGGCTCGCTTCAGCCCGCGCATCCAGAAGCTGATCAAGGATGCCGAGGCGCGTACCGCCGGCAATACTGGCCTGACCGTGACCATCGCCGCCAACTACGGCGGCCGCTGGGACCTGCTGCAGGCCATGCGCAAGATGCTGGCGCGCTCGCCGATGCTCGATCCGGAGTCGATCGACGAATCCATGCTGGCGCCGCACCTGGCCATGGCCTATGCGCCGGAGCCCGACCTGTTTATCCGCACCGGCGGCGAACAGCGCATCAGCAATTTCCTGTTGTGGCAGCTCGCGTATTCCGAGCTGTATTTCACCGACGTGTACTGGCCGGATTTTGACGCCGCCCAACTGGACAAGGCCTTTGCTTCGTACCGCCAGCGCGAACGCCGTTTCGGCCGCACCAGCGCGCAACTGGTTGCGCCGGGACTATCTGGCACGGCCTGA
- a CDS encoding phosphatidate cytidylyltransferase, with protein sequence MLLTRVITALCLLLLILPILFLAPPAGLAGLLGVIVLLAGWEFGRLIGLRGPWPYVYALACLIATITWHDMPLRHATTWLLEAAVVCWGVALVLLARGVRTATPGFAVLGAVLGLVMLPAFAHATMILRGAGIGVLLTAAVLVWAADIGAYFTGKAIGRRKLAPSISPGKSWEGAIGGWLLALVIALVLAATHAFAPTWFSVLGDRGGLGYVAGLTTLLVAASVVGDLFESLLKRQVGMKDSSRLLPGHGGVLDRIDALLPVFPLAALMLIFL encoded by the coding sequence ATGCTCCTCACCCGCGTCATCACCGCCCTGTGCCTGCTGCTGCTGATCCTTCCGATCCTGTTCCTGGCGCCACCGGCCGGCCTGGCGGGTCTGCTCGGCGTGATCGTGCTGCTGGCGGGCTGGGAATTCGGTCGCCTGATCGGGCTGCGCGGGCCCTGGCCGTACGTCTATGCGCTGGCCTGCCTGATCGCCACCATCACCTGGCATGACATGCCGCTGCGGCACGCCACCACCTGGCTGCTGGAAGCGGCGGTGGTGTGCTGGGGCGTGGCGCTGGTGCTGCTGGCGCGCGGTGTGCGCACCGCGACGCCGGGCTTTGCCGTGCTGGGGGCCGTCCTGGGCCTGGTCATGCTGCCCGCGTTTGCCCATGCCACCATGATCCTGCGCGGCGCCGGCATTGGCGTGCTGCTGACCGCGGCGGTGCTGGTGTGGGCGGCCGATATCGGCGCTTATTTCACCGGCAAGGCCATTGGCCGGCGCAAGCTGGCACCGTCCATCAGCCCGGGCAAGTCCTGGGAAGGCGCCATTGGCGGCTGGCTGCTGGCGCTTGTCATCGCCCTGGTGCTGGCTGCCACCCATGCCTTCGCGCCCACCTGGTTCTCGGTGCTGGGCGATCGCGGTGGCCTGGGCTATGTGGCCGGGCTGACCACGCTGCTGGTGGCGGCGAGTGTGGTGGGCGACCTGTTCGAGTCGCTGCTCAAGCGCCAGGTCGGCATGAAGGACAGCAGCCGGCTGCTGCCAGGCCATGGCGGCGTGCTGGACCGGATCGATGCCTTGCTGCCGGTGTTCCCGCTGGCGGCCCTGATGCTGATTTTTCTCTGA
- the ispC gene encoding 1-deoxy-D-xylulose-5-phosphate reductoisomerase, with the protein MQRITILGATGSIGESTLDVVRRHPDRYTVHALTAHRQVRKLADQCMAFRPARAVVGSAEAAGELQTLLRDAGVDTEVSYGEAELESVAADAQTDAVMAAIVGAAGLRPTLAAACAGKRVLLANKEALVMSGRIFMDAVREHGATLLPIDSEHNAIFQCLPADDPRYGRGVARVLLTASGGPFRTRDPDTLHDISPDEACAHPNWVMGRKISVDSATMMNKGLEVIEAHWLFGAPAERIEVLIHPQSIVHSMVAYHDGSVLAQLGNPDMRTPIAYGLAYPERIDAGVSPLDLTLAGGLHFEKPDLQRFPCLGLAFDALGAGGVAPTVLNAANEVAVEAFLSGKVRFTDIARLVAQVLQAAPAGPADTLDAILDADRVARDAARAAVAGLALRR; encoded by the coding sequence ATGCAGCGCATTACCATCCTGGGCGCCACCGGCTCGATCGGCGAAAGCACGCTTGACGTCGTCCGCCGCCATCCTGACCGCTACACCGTGCATGCGCTGACGGCGCACCGGCAAGTGCGCAAGCTGGCCGATCAATGCATGGCATTCCGCCCGGCTCGCGCCGTGGTGGGCAGCGCCGAGGCGGCGGGAGAACTGCAGACGCTGCTGCGCGATGCCGGCGTCGATACCGAAGTCAGCTACGGCGAGGCCGAGCTTGAATCGGTCGCCGCCGATGCGCAGACTGACGCCGTGATGGCCGCGATCGTCGGCGCCGCCGGCCTGCGCCCGACGCTGGCCGCTGCCTGTGCCGGCAAGCGCGTGCTGCTGGCCAACAAGGAAGCGCTGGTGATGTCTGGCCGCATCTTCATGGACGCGGTGCGCGAGCATGGCGCCACGCTGCTGCCGATCGACAGCGAGCATAACGCCATCTTCCAGTGCCTGCCGGCCGACGATCCGCGCTATGGCCGCGGCGTGGCCAGGGTGCTGCTGACCGCGTCGGGCGGGCCGTTCCGCACGCGCGATCCCGACACGCTGCACGACATTTCTCCCGATGAGGCCTGCGCCCACCCGAACTGGGTCATGGGCCGCAAGATCTCGGTCGACTCTGCCACCATGATGAACAAGGGCCTCGAAGTAATCGAGGCGCACTGGCTGTTCGGCGCGCCGGCCGAGCGCATCGAGGTGCTGATCCACCCGCAGAGCATCGTACATTCGATGGTGGCCTACCATGACGGCTCGGTGCTGGCGCAGTTGGGCAATCCGGACATGCGCACGCCGATCGCCTACGGCCTGGCCTATCCCGAGCGCATCGATGCCGGCGTGTCGCCGCTCGACCTGACGCTGGCAGGCGGGCTGCATTTCGAGAAGCCGGACCTGCAGCGCTTCCCGTGCCTGGGTCTCGCCTTCGACGCCCTGGGCGCCGGTGGGGTGGCGCCGACCGTGCTCAATGCGGCAAACGAGGTGGCGGTCGAAGCATTCCTGAGCGGAAAAGTGCGCTTCACTGACATCGCGCGGTTGGTGGCCCAAGTGCTCCAGGCGGCACCGGCCGGCCCGGCGGACACGCTCGACGCCATCCTTGATGCCGACCGCGTGGCGCGCGACGCAGCGCGCGCGGCCGTTGCCGGACTGGCGCTGCGCCGCTGA
- the rseP gene encoding RIP metalloprotease RseP, whose protein sequence is MQTVLAFIVALCVLIYVHEMGHYLAARACGVKVLRFSIGFGRPLLRWISKSRDRTEWTVAAIPLGGYVKMLDEREVDPERDTPIDPADLPRAFNRQPVGKRFIIVAAGPMANFLLAIVLYFALFTGGMREPAPIVAAPAAGTMAQQAGVREGDRVLSLTANGHTEAVRSWNDLRMAVFAEGFGDTRAVLRVRAADGAERDVTLARLPNTGGNPEQDPLSTLGLHLKGGPVTITEVLADSAAERAGLKKGDRVVAWQGTPLTQASALIKAVRSQPGQTVTLGIERDGKRLDVPVTLDAAAPRDGEKDASGAPAPPAGKLGAALSQAVEMETVRYRPDEALTRAFGQVWDTSALSLKLLGKMLVGQASLQNLSGPLTVADYAGRAANLGLQAFVSFLALVSVSLGVLNLLPIPVLDGGHLLYYCVEFLTGRPVPDHWQAMLQKVGIACILLLTSLALFNDVSRMFLANG, encoded by the coding sequence ATGCAAACCGTACTCGCTTTCATCGTTGCCCTGTGCGTGCTCATCTACGTGCACGAGATGGGGCATTACCTCGCCGCGCGCGCCTGCGGCGTGAAGGTGTTGCGCTTTTCGATCGGTTTCGGGCGGCCGCTGCTGCGCTGGATCTCGAAGAGCCGCGACCGCACCGAATGGACGGTGGCGGCCATCCCGCTGGGCGGCTACGTCAAGATGCTGGACGAGCGTGAGGTCGATCCCGAGCGTGACACCCCGATCGATCCGGCCGACCTGCCGCGCGCGTTCAACCGCCAGCCGGTCGGCAAGCGCTTCATCATTGTCGCGGCAGGGCCGATGGCCAATTTCCTGCTGGCGATCGTGCTGTACTTCGCGCTGTTCACCGGCGGCATGCGCGAACCCGCCCCCATCGTCGCCGCACCGGCGGCCGGTACCATGGCGCAACAGGCCGGCGTGCGCGAAGGCGACCGGGTGCTGTCGCTGACCGCCAACGGCCATACCGAAGCGGTGCGTTCCTGGAACGACCTGCGCATGGCGGTCTTCGCCGAGGGCTTCGGCGATACACGTGCCGTGCTGCGCGTGCGCGCCGCCGACGGCGCCGAGCGGGACGTCACGCTGGCGCGCCTGCCCAATACCGGCGGCAACCCGGAGCAGGATCCGCTCAGCACGCTCGGCCTGCATCTGAAGGGCGGGCCGGTCACCATCACCGAGGTATTGGCAGATTCGGCCGCCGAGCGTGCCGGGCTGAAGAAGGGCGACCGCGTCGTTGCCTGGCAGGGCACCCCGCTGACCCAGGCCAGCGCGCTGATCAAGGCGGTGCGCAGCCAGCCCGGGCAGACCGTGACGCTCGGCATCGAGCGCGACGGCAAGCGCCTGGACGTGCCGGTGACACTGGATGCTGCCGCCCCGCGCGACGGCGAAAAAGACGCCAGCGGCGCGCCGGCCCCGCCGGCGGGCAAACTGGGCGCGGCCCTCAGCCAGGCCGTAGAGATGGAGACGGTGCGCTACCGTCCGGACGAGGCGCTGACCCGCGCCTTCGGCCAGGTGTGGGACACCAGCGCGCTGTCGCTGAAGCTGCTCGGCAAGATGCTGGTGGGGCAGGCGTCGCTGCAGAACCTGAGCGGTCCGCTGACCGTGGCCGACTACGCCGGGCGTGCCGCAAACCTCGGCCTGCAGGCCTTTGTCAGCTTCCTGGCGCTGGTCAGCGTTAGCCTCGGTGTACTGAATTTGTTACCTATTCCGGTTCTGGATGGGGGGCATTTGCTGTATTATTGCGTGGAATTTTTGACTGGCCGGCCCGTCCCAGACCACTGGCAGGCAATGCTGCAAAAGGTTGGCATCGCCTGCATCTTGCTCCTGACCTCGCTCGCTTTGTTCAATGACGTCAGCCGAATGTTTCTGGCGAACGGCTAG
- the frr gene encoding ribosome recycling factor, protein MSVADTKKSVEQKMQKSIEAFKADLAKIRTGRAHTGLLDHVQVDYYGSMVPISQVASVGLADARTITVQPWEKKMVGTVEKAIRDCDLGLNPATMGDVIRVPMPALTEERRKELTKVVKSEAEGAKVAVRNLRRDANEQFKKLVKDKTISEDDDRRGQEDVQKLTDKYVAEIDKMVAEKEKEIMTV, encoded by the coding sequence ATGAGCGTCGCCGACACAAAGAAGAGCGTCGAGCAGAAAATGCAGAAGTCGATCGAAGCCTTCAAGGCCGATCTGGCGAAGATCCGCACTGGCCGTGCCCACACCGGCCTGCTCGACCACGTTCAGGTGGATTACTACGGCTCGATGGTGCCGATCAGCCAGGTTGCCAGCGTCGGCCTGGCCGATGCTCGCACCATCACGGTGCAGCCGTGGGAAAAGAAGATGGTTGGCACGGTCGAGAAGGCCATTCGCGACTGCGACCTGGGCCTGAACCCGGCCACCATGGGCGACGTGATCCGCGTGCCGATGCCCGCGCTGACCGAAGAGCGCCGCAAGGAGCTGACCAAGGTCGTCAAGAGCGAGGCCGAAGGCGCCAAGGTGGCGGTGCGCAACCTGCGCCGCGATGCCAACGAGCAGTTCAAGAAGCTGGTCAAGGACAAGACCATCTCCGAGGACGACGATCGCCGCGGCCAGGAAGACGTGCAGAAGCTGACCGACAAGTACGTGGCCGAGATCGACAAGATGGTCGCCGAAAAAGAGAAGGAGATCATGACGGTCTGA